In the genome of Augochlora pura isolate Apur16 chromosome 8, APUR_v2.2.1, whole genome shotgun sequence, one region contains:
- the LOC144474367 gene encoding ribosomal RNA small subunit methyltransferase NEP1, which yields MGQKRKNRSEKDDFEYDPHPKHLQIAHIKNQEKRLIVILDKAQLESVKVGNSFELLNCDDHTNILKKNNRDPGSCRPDITHQCLLMLMDSPLNRAGLLQVYIATEKNVLIEVNPQTRIPRTFKRFAGLMVQLLHKFNVRASDGPMKLLKVIKNPVTNHLPVGCRKIAMSFSANSVKNPRELVPSDEAIAIVVGAMAHGQVKPDYIEDTISISNYPLSGALTCSKLCTAFEEVWGIV from the exons ATGGGCCAAAAACGTAAGAATCGCAGTGAAAAAGATGATTTTGAATACGATCCACATCCTAAACACTTGCAAATAGCACACATAAAAAATCAGGAGAAacgtttaattgttattttggaCAAAGCTCAGTTAGAATCCGTGAAG gttggaaatagttttgaattattaaattgtgatGACCACACAAATATCTTGAAAAAGAATAATCGTGATCCTGGATCCTGCAGACCAGATATAACTCATCaatgtttattaatgttaatggATAGTCCATTAAATAGAGCAGGATTGTTACAAGTTTATATTGCAACAGAAAAGAATGTATTAATAGAAGTAAATCCACAAACAAGAATACCAAGAACATTTAAACGCTTTGCTGGTCTTATGG TGCagttattacataaatttaatgtCCGTGCATCTGATGGTCCAATGAAACTCttgaaagtaattaaaaatccagTGACAAATCATTTACCAGTTGGATGTCGCAAAATAGCAATGTCGTTTAGTGCAAATAGTGTAAAAAACCCAAGAGAATTAGTTCCTTCTGATGAAGCAATTGCCATTGTAGTGGGTGCAATGGCACATGGGCAA GTGAAGCCGGACTATATTGAAGACACTATATCCATTAGCAATTATCCGTTATCTGGAGCTTTAACATGCAGTAAATTGTGTACTGCATTTGAAGAAGTTTGGGGAATAGTTtag